The Kaustia mangrovi genome has a segment encoding these proteins:
- a CDS encoding chloride channel protein has protein sequence MPVGPLYRIIVLTTVSIAIGALASIAAIGFVDAVSWLNDRLLVAPRARILLEDRPVLVAAATVLVPALGGLAVGLLLQRISTVKRPLGPADAILAVQTRTALPSLRDGTVSTLAAVLSLGCGASVGQYGPMVYLGAIFGGLGARFDLRIGHLQGVCVGCGVAAAIATAFNAPIAGLVFAHEVILRHYSLRAFAPTTVAAAVGYVVANVVFEREPLFIVSFGGVAHPYEFALFALEGVLCAFVAMGFMHLLLRFGRLAGALAVPAAVRPMIAGLAVGLVALELPEVMGIGAEALRFATIEGAYGPGELALLVVAKIALTALCIGFGFSGGVFSPALLIGILFGALFGMAVAAGLPLETSGTVVYAICGMMALTSPVIGAPLTTIVIVFELTHSYPLTIAAMVAVVFANLVAFRAFGRSFFDRQLMARGCDLSLGRDGGILSHTRLAPYMVTDFPSCGADLPLGTLADRMAGADWGTVFVTDSEGRYVGTVTARDILHADRSAPAASVAAKCPVQFDETTTIRSAMDSLKDFVGEAAPVVSSGDGRLIGVVPESVVIGAYLDISNELRREENESA, from the coding sequence GTGCCGGTGGGGCCGCTCTACCGGATCATCGTGCTGACGACGGTCAGCATCGCGATCGGCGCGCTGGCATCCATCGCCGCCATCGGCTTCGTCGATGCGGTCTCCTGGCTGAACGACCGTCTGCTTGTCGCGCCGCGCGCGCGGATCCTCCTGGAGGACCGGCCGGTCCTGGTCGCCGCGGCCACCGTTCTCGTGCCGGCGCTCGGCGGACTTGCCGTCGGCCTCCTTCTCCAGCGCATATCGACGGTGAAGAGACCGCTTGGACCGGCCGACGCCATCCTCGCCGTGCAGACCCGCACGGCGCTCCCCTCCCTGCGCGACGGGACGGTCTCCACGCTCGCCGCGGTCCTGTCCCTCGGCTGCGGCGCGTCGGTCGGGCAATACGGCCCGATGGTCTATCTCGGCGCGATCTTCGGCGGGCTCGGCGCGAGGTTCGATCTCAGGATCGGCCATCTGCAGGGCGTCTGCGTCGGCTGCGGGGTCGCCGCGGCCATCGCCACCGCCTTCAACGCGCCCATTGCGGGGCTGGTCTTCGCCCATGAGGTGATCCTGCGCCACTATTCGCTGCGGGCCTTCGCACCCACGACGGTGGCGGCGGCCGTCGGCTATGTCGTCGCCAATGTCGTCTTCGAACGCGAGCCGCTGTTCATCGTCTCCTTCGGCGGTGTCGCCCATCCTTACGAATTCGCGCTTTTCGCGCTCGAAGGGGTGCTGTGTGCCTTCGTGGCGATGGGGTTCATGCATCTCCTGCTCCGGTTCGGCCGGCTCGCCGGAGCGCTCGCCGTGCCCGCGGCTGTCCGGCCGATGATCGCGGGGCTTGCCGTCGGCCTGGTGGCGCTGGAGCTTCCGGAGGTGATGGGCATCGGCGCGGAGGCGCTGCGTTTCGCGACCATCGAGGGGGCTTACGGGCCGGGCGAGCTGGCGCTTCTCGTCGTCGCCAAGATCGCGCTCACCGCCCTGTGCATCGGCTTCGGCTTCTCCGGCGGGGTGTTCAGCCCGGCGCTCCTGATCGGCATCCTGTTCGGCGCTCTGTTCGGCATGGCGGTCGCCGCCGGGCTTCCTCTGGAGACGTCCGGCACGGTCGTCTACGCGATTTGCGGGATGATGGCGCTGACCAGCCCGGTGATCGGCGCGCCGCTGACGACGATCGTCATCGTGTTCGAGCTGACCCACAGCTATCCGCTCACCATCGCCGCGATGGTCGCCGTGGTCTTCGCCAATCTGGTCGCGTTCCGCGCCTTCGGCCGGTCCTTCTTCGACCGGCAGCTTATGGCGCGCGGTTGCGACCTGTCCCTCGGGCGCGATGGCGGCATCCTCTCCCATACCCGGCTGGCGCCGTACATGGTCACGGATTTTCCCTCCTGCGGCGCGGACCTTCCCCTGGGCACGCTGGCGGACCGCATGGCCGGGGCAGACTGGGGAACTGTCTTCGTGACGGATAGCGAGGGGCGCTATGTCGGGACGGTGACGGCACGCGATATCCTCCACGCCGACCGGTCGGCGCCGGCCGCGTCCGTCGCCGCGAAATGCCCCGTCCAGTTCGACGAGACGACCACCATCCGTTCGGCCATGGACAGCCTGAAGGATTTCGTCGGCGAGGCCGCCCCGGTCGTCTCCTCGGGCGACGGCCGGCTGATCGGCGTGGTGCCGGAAAGCGTCGTGATCGGTGCCTATCTCGATATCTCCAACGAGCTGAGGCGCGAGGAAAATGAGTCGGCTTGA
- a CDS encoding ABC transporter substrate-binding protein, with product MSRLEGVFLALCAVLAAFGSAAAQDDVLTVVSWGGAYEESQRIAYFDPFTRATGVPVAVERYNGGLDGLRAELADGSTGWDVIDMVDADARAACREGLLAPLDPSIFVAAPDGTPAREDFIDGAFLPCAVVQLVFSTVIAYDERAFPGEKPGTVADLFDLERFPGKRALRKEPVALLEWALMAYGVPRAQIYDLLSTRRGMDLAFRKLDEIRDHIVWWEEGEEPAELLKSGKVAMASGYNGRFFEARAVEGAPVSIVWDGQLLDYDVWAIPRGADQPDLAEDFIRFATLPDRMAEQARHIPYGPARRSAMTRIGLHPVTMAPMREQLPTASHRLDTAIWQDSEWYARTEALRHRLFREWLEEGTGSGAAD from the coding sequence ATGAGTCGGCTTGAGGGAGTGTTTCTCGCCCTGTGCGCCGTTCTGGCCGCCTTCGGCTCTGCGGCGGCGCAGGACGATGTGCTGACGGTCGTCTCCTGGGGCGGGGCCTATGAGGAGAGCCAGCGCATCGCCTATTTCGATCCCTTCACGCGGGCGACGGGGGTGCCGGTTGCGGTTGAGCGCTACAATGGCGGGCTCGACGGGCTGCGCGCGGAGCTCGCCGATGGCAGCACCGGCTGGGACGTGATCGACATGGTCGATGCCGATGCGCGCGCGGCCTGCCGGGAGGGACTTCTGGCGCCGCTCGACCCCTCGATCTTCGTCGCCGCGCCCGACGGGACGCCGGCGCGCGAGGACTTCATCGACGGCGCGTTCCTGCCTTGCGCGGTGGTGCAGCTCGTCTTCTCCACGGTCATCGCCTATGACGAGCGCGCCTTTCCCGGCGAGAAGCCGGGCACGGTCGCGGATCTCTTCGATCTGGAGCGGTTTCCCGGCAAGCGCGCGCTCCGGAAGGAGCCGGTCGCGCTTCTCGAATGGGCGCTCATGGCCTATGGCGTGCCGCGCGCCCAGATCTACGACCTTCTGAGCACGCGACGCGGCATGGATCTCGCCTTCCGAAAGCTCGACGAGATCCGCGACCATATCGTCTGGTGGGAGGAGGGCGAGGAGCCCGCGGAGCTCCTGAAGAGCGGCAAGGTTGCGATGGCGAGCGGCTATAATGGCCGGTTCTTCGAGGCACGGGCTGTCGAGGGGGCGCCCGTCTCCATCGTCTGGGACGGCCAGCTTCTCGACTACGACGTTTGGGCGATCCCGCGCGGCGCCGATCAGCCGGACCTGGCGGAGGACTTCATTCGTTTCGCCACGCTGCCCGATCGCATGGCCGAGCAGGCCCGCCATATCCCCTACGGGCCGGCGCGGCGCTCGGCCATGACGCGTATCGGCCTGCATCCCGTCACCATGGCACCCATGCGTGAACAGCTTCCCACCGCCTCGCACCGGCTCGACACCGCGATCTGGCAGGACAGCGAGTGGTATGCGCGCACCGAGGCGCTCCGCCACCGCCTGTTCCGGGAATGGCTCGAGGAGGGGACGGGGTCCGGCGCGGCCGACTGA
- a CDS encoding glutathione S-transferase translates to MKLFYSAASPYVRKVLVVAHETGLADRIEFLDAAANPVKRDTAIVRHNPLGKVPTMLVDGDTALYDSRVIAEYVDAQHDGQRMFPAEGEARWAALTLQALADGLLDAALLVRYETMMRPKEFVWSDWVDGQMAKIDSAFDEMEKTWAGHLETRLDIGTIAVASAIGYLGLRFADHDWRSGHPRVSAWYDSFCERPSMQATQPKG, encoded by the coding sequence ATGAAGCTCTTCTACTCCGCCGCATCGCCCTATGTCCGCAAGGTGCTGGTCGTCGCTCACGAAACGGGCCTCGCCGACCGAATCGAGTTCCTCGACGCCGCCGCGAATCCGGTGAAGCGCGACACGGCCATCGTGCGCCACAATCCGCTCGGCAAGGTACCGACCATGCTGGTGGACGGCGACACCGCGCTCTATGACAGCCGGGTGATCGCGGAATATGTCGACGCCCAGCATGACGGCCAGCGCATGTTTCCCGCCGAGGGAGAGGCGCGCTGGGCGGCGCTGACACTGCAGGCGCTGGCCGACGGCCTGCTCGATGCCGCCCTGCTGGTCCGCTACGAGACGATGATGCGCCCGAAGGAGTTCGTCTGGTCCGACTGGGTCGACGGCCAGATGGCCAAGATCGACTCCGCCTTCGACGAGATGGAGAAGACATGGGCCGGGCATCTGGAAACCCGCCTCGATATCGGCACCATCGCCGTGGCGTCGGCCATCGGTTATCTGGGACTGCGCTTTGCCGACCATGACTGGCGCTCCGGCCACCCGCGCGTTTCCGCATGGTACGACAGCTTCTGCGAACGCCCCTCCATGCAGGCGACGCAGCCGAAAGGGTGA
- a CDS encoding PaaX family transcriptional regulator C-terminal domain-containing protein, with translation MTETGETGNRRAGEGFGPLDAVIAAKRAENDMRVWSLVVTIFGDAIVPRGGEVWLGTLLELVGRLGVEANALRTAMSRLTAEGWLARTRIGRNSYYRLAPAGAAEFARATHRIYAAGPPGWSGAWLMLVAPRDAQAGSDLAAFLARNAFAAPAPGLHFRPDTAPEEGDRALADRVRDHVAGTGFTLFEGHALGGADPAALAARAWALEELAGDYRALDTLFAGVKAAIDAGERPGALDAMAARTLLIHYFRRIVLKDPLLPEALLPEGWPGTDARRLVAGLYRALLQPSERWLDGAASRNGGTLKVPGPAFFRRFGGLSRAD, from the coding sequence ATGACGGAAACGGGCGAGACAGGGAACCGGCGGGCAGGCGAGGGCTTTGGCCCGCTCGACGCGGTGATCGCGGCCAAGCGCGCGGAGAACGACATGCGCGTCTGGTCGCTCGTCGTCACCATATTCGGCGACGCCATCGTGCCGCGCGGCGGCGAGGTCTGGCTCGGCACGCTTCTGGAGCTCGTCGGGCGCCTCGGCGTGGAGGCCAATGCCCTGCGCACAGCCATGTCGCGGCTGACGGCGGAAGGCTGGCTCGCGCGCACGCGCATCGGCCGGAACAGCTATTACCGGCTTGCCCCGGCGGGCGCGGCGGAGTTCGCCCGTGCGACCCACCGCATCTATGCCGCCGGCCCGCCGGGCTGGTCGGGGGCGTGGCTCATGCTGGTCGCCCCGCGCGATGCGCAGGCCGGGTCCGACCTTGCGGCGTTCCTCGCGCGCAATGCCTTCGCCGCACCGGCGCCCGGTCTTCACTTTCGGCCCGACACCGCGCCGGAGGAAGGCGACAGGGCGCTCGCCGACCGCGTCCGCGACCATGTTGCGGGCACGGGCTTCACGCTTTTCGAGGGGCATGCGCTCGGCGGTGCGGACCCGGCGGCGCTGGCGGCCCGCGCCTGGGCGCTTGAGGAGCTCGCGGGCGACTATCGCGCGCTGGATACGCTGTTCGCCGGAGTGAAGGCCGCAATCGACGCCGGCGAGCGGCCGGGCGCACTGGATGCCATGGCGGCACGCACGCTCCTCATCCACTATTTCCGCCGCATCGTGCTCAAGGACCCGCTCCTGCCGGAGGCCCTGCTGCCGGAGGGGTGGCCCGGCACCGATGCGCGCCGCCTGGTCGCCGGTCTCTACCGCGCGCTGCTCCAGCCGAGCGAGCGCTGGCTCGACGGCGCGGCCAGCCGGAACGGCGGAACGCTCAAGGTGCCGGGCCCAGCCTTCTTCCGGCGCTTTGGCGGCCTTTCGCGGGCCGACTGA
- the paaA gene encoding 1,2-phenylacetyl-CoA epoxidase subunit PaaA — protein MYSQGLINADGSTHEDEAFLEAFQERIDREEKIEPNDPMPEGYRRTLVRQISQHAHSEIIGMQPEGNWITRAPSLKRKAALLAKVQDEGGHGLYLYAAAETLGVTREELVEQLLQGKAKYSSIFTYPTLSWADIGAIGWLVDGAAIMNQVPLCRCSFGPYARAMIRVCKEESFHQRQGYEIMLTLCNGTPEQKAMAQDALDRWWWPSLMMFGPHDSESQHGDQNMAWKIKRFTNDALRQKFVDATVPQAEFLGLKVPDPDLAWNEEKGGYDIGPIDWDEFRSVLKSGGFCGRDRIRNRRRAEEDGAWVREAAAAFAEKQATRQADAAAA, from the coding sequence ATGTACTCACAGGGGTTGATCAATGCCGACGGCTCGACCCACGAGGACGAGGCGTTTCTCGAGGCGTTCCAGGAGCGGATCGACCGCGAGGAGAAGATCGAGCCGAACGATCCGATGCCGGAAGGCTATCGCCGCACGCTGGTCCGGCAGATTTCCCAGCACGCCCATTCCGAGATCATCGGCATGCAGCCGGAGGGCAACTGGATCACCCGCGCACCGTCGCTAAAGCGCAAGGCCGCGCTGCTCGCCAAGGTGCAGGACGAGGGCGGCCACGGGCTCTATCTCTATGCCGCCGCGGAGACGCTGGGCGTGACGCGCGAGGAGCTCGTCGAGCAGCTTCTCCAGGGCAAGGCGAAATATTCCTCCATCTTCACCTATCCGACGCTGTCATGGGCCGATATCGGCGCCATTGGCTGGCTGGTCGACGGCGCGGCGATCATGAACCAGGTGCCGCTGTGCCGCTGCTCCTTCGGGCCCTATGCGCGCGCCATGATCCGGGTGTGCAAGGAGGAGAGCTTCCACCAGCGCCAGGGCTACGAGATCATGCTCACCCTGTGCAACGGCACGCCCGAACAGAAGGCCATGGCGCAGGATGCGCTCGACCGCTGGTGGTGGCCGTCGCTCATGATGTTCGGCCCGCACGATTCCGAAAGCCAGCACGGCGACCAGAACATGGCCTGGAAGATCAAGCGCTTCACCAACGATGCGCTGCGCCAGAAATTCGTCGATGCCACGGTGCCGCAGGCGGAGTTCCTGGGGCTCAAGGTCCCCGACCCCGATCTCGCATGGAACGAGGAGAAGGGCGGCTACGATATCGGCCCCATCGACTGGGACGAGTTCCGCTCCGTCTTGAAGTCCGGCGGCTTCTGCGGCCGCGACCGCATCCGCAACCGCCGCCGCGCGGAAGAGGACGGCGCCTGGGTGCGCGAGGCGGCGGCCGCCTTTGCCGAAAAGCAGGCGACGCGCCAGGCCGACGCCGCGGCCGCGTAA
- the paaB gene encoding 1,2-phenylacetyl-CoA epoxidase subunit PaaB, with product MTTKTTPLWEVFIRSRNGLAHKHAGSLHAADAEQALQAARDVYTRRGEGQSVWVVRSADIVASDPKDKDEMFEPTASKIYRHPTFYRIPDEVGNM from the coding sequence ATGACGACGAAGACGACACCGCTTTGGGAAGTGTTCATCCGCAGCCGCAACGGGCTGGCGCACAAGCATGCCGGCTCCCTGCACGCCGCCGATGCCGAGCAGGCGCTGCAGGCCGCCCGCGACGTCTATACGCGCCGGGGCGAGGGGCAGAGCGTCTGGGTCGTGCGCTCCGCCGACATCGTCGCCTCCGACCCGAAGGACAAGGACGAGATGTTCGAGCCGACCGCATCGAAGATCTACCGGCATCCGACCTTCTACCGGATCCCGGACGAGGTGGGGAACATGTGA
- the paaC gene encoding 1,2-phenylacetyl-CoA epoxidase subunit PaaC: MAIPKDKALFDYAVRLADDQLVLGHRLSEWCGRAPTLEEELALANMGLDLIGQARSLYTYAGEVEGEGRDEDALAYLRSEREFANMLLVEQPNDDFAHTMVRQLFHAAFMTPYWEAMTGSADATLSGIAGKAVKEARYHLRHSAEWIVRLGDGTEESHARTRAALDHLWVFTGELFEMDETALSLLDRGVAVDARALKPEWDRAMNETLARAGLDRPGEIAMLSGGRTGRHSEHLGHLLAEMQYMQRAYPGMTW, from the coding sequence ATGGCTATCCCCAAGGACAAGGCACTGTTCGACTATGCGGTGAGGCTCGCCGACGACCAGCTCGTGCTGGGGCACCGCCTGTCGGAATGGTGCGGCCGGGCACCGACGCTGGAGGAGGAGCTGGCGCTCGCCAATATGGGCCTCGACCTGATCGGCCAGGCGCGCTCGCTTTATACCTATGCCGGCGAGGTGGAAGGCGAAGGCCGCGACGAGGACGCGCTCGCCTATCTGCGCTCCGAGCGCGAGTTCGCCAACATGCTGCTCGTCGAGCAGCCCAACGACGATTTCGCCCACACCATGGTTCGCCAGCTCTTCCATGCGGCCTTCATGACGCCGTACTGGGAGGCGATGACGGGCTCCGCCGACGCCACGCTCTCGGGCATTGCCGGCAAGGCCGTGAAGGAGGCGCGCTACCATCTGCGCCATTCCGCCGAATGGATCGTCCGGCTCGGCGACGGCACGGAGGAGAGCCATGCGCGCACGCGCGCCGCACTCGATCATCTCTGGGTGTTCACCGGCGAGCTCTTCGAGATGGACGAGACCGCGCTGTCGCTTCTCGACCGGGGCGTGGCTGTGGATGCGCGCGCGCTGAAGCCCGAATGGGACCGTGCGATGAACGAGACCCTGGCGCGCGCGGGGCTCGATCGGCCGGGCGAGATCGCCATGCTGAGCGGAGGACGGACGGGCCGCCACAGCGAGCATCTGGGCCACCTCCTGGCCGAGATGCAGTATATGCAGCGCGCCTATCCGGGCATGACATGGTGA
- the paaD gene encoding 1,2-phenylacetyl-CoA epoxidase subunit PaaD, translating to MVSALDTRQDERRARARAAAAEVCDPEIPVLTIADLGVLRDVEVAGDEVTVTITPTYSGCPAMRMIEFEIVTRLAEAGFPDAQVRTVLSPAWTTDWMSQEAREKLRAYGIAPPQGRAGGRGALFGHDTVACPQCGGTDTERVSEFGSTACKALYRCRSCGEPFDYFKCI from the coding sequence ATGGTGAGCGCGCTCGACACCCGCCAGGACGAGCGCCGCGCGCGGGCCCGCGCGGCGGCCGCTGAGGTCTGCGATCCGGAGATCCCGGTGCTGACCATCGCCGATCTCGGCGTCCTGCGCGATGTCGAGGTCGCCGGCGACGAGGTGACCGTCACCATCACGCCGACCTATTCGGGCTGCCCGGCCATGCGCATGATCGAGTTCGAGATCGTGACGAGGCTCGCCGAGGCCGGATTTCCCGACGCGCAAGTCCGCACCGTGCTCTCGCCTGCCTGGACGACGGACTGGATGAGCCAGGAGGCGCGCGAGAAGCTCAGGGCCTATGGCATCGCGCCGCCGCAAGGCCGGGCCGGTGGGCGCGGCGCGCTGTTCGGCCACGACACGGTCGCCTGCCCGCAATGCGGCGGCACCGACACCGAGCGCGTCAGCGAGTTCGGCTCGACCGCCTGCAAGGCGCTCTATCGCTGCCGGTCCTGCGGCGAACCCTTCGATTACTTCAAGTGCATATGA
- the paaE gene encoding 1,2-phenylacetyl-CoA epoxidase subunit PaaE: MAEFETLSVRDVRKETPDAVSVAFDVPPELEDRFGFTPGQYLTLRATIAGEDVRRTYSICSGLDDGEIRVAVKRVEGGRFSGFVNEALKPGMTLDVMAPEGRFTCPATERAGHDYVAFAAGSGVTPVLSIVKTVLAREPDSRFTFFYGNRDTASIIFREALEDLKDRYLDRFTLIHVLSREGQDVDILHGRLSEEKVRAFAQAGLFDPATADRFFLCGPGDMIDTVETALAGLGVEARRIAVERFTPAGDAAPAAPSERAQEAAREGIEVEVVLDGATRRFELGEEDASIVDAGHRAGIEIPYSCKGGMCCTCRCKLVEGEVEMAANYALEPWELEAGFVLGCQSRPLTKKVVLDFDAA; encoded by the coding sequence ATGGCTGAGTTCGAGACACTGTCGGTTCGCGATGTCCGCAAGGAGACGCCGGACGCCGTATCCGTCGCCTTCGACGTGCCGCCGGAGCTCGAGGATCGGTTCGGCTTCACGCCCGGCCAGTACCTGACGCTGCGGGCGACCATCGCCGGCGAGGATGTGCGGCGGACCTATTCCATCTGCTCCGGCCTCGACGACGGCGAGATCCGCGTGGCGGTCAAGCGGGTGGAGGGTGGCCGGTTCTCCGGTTTCGTCAACGAGGCGCTGAAGCCCGGCATGACACTTGACGTGATGGCGCCGGAGGGGCGCTTCACCTGCCCGGCGACGGAGCGGGCGGGTCACGATTATGTGGCCTTCGCCGCGGGCTCGGGCGTGACGCCCGTGCTCTCCATCGTGAAGACGGTGCTCGCGCGCGAGCCGGACAGCCGCTTCACCTTCTTCTACGGCAATCGCGACACCGCCTCGATCATCTTCCGCGAGGCGCTGGAGGATCTGAAGGACCGCTATCTCGACCGGTTCACGCTCATTCATGTGCTCTCGCGCGAGGGGCAGGACGTGGACATCCTGCACGGGCGCCTGAGCGAGGAGAAGGTGCGTGCCTTCGCGCAGGCCGGGCTGTTCGACCCGGCAACCGCCGACCGGTTCTTCCTGTGCGGGCCGGGCGACATGATCGACACGGTGGAAACGGCGCTCGCCGGCCTTGGCGTCGAGGCCCGGCGCATCGCCGTGGAGCGCTTCACGCCCGCCGGGGATGCCGCGCCCGCCGCTCCCTCCGAGCGCGCGCAGGAGGCCGCCCGCGAGGGTATCGAGGTGGAGGTCGTGCTCGACGGCGCGACCCGCCGGTTCGAGCTCGGCGAGGAGGATGCGTCCATCGTCGATGCGGGCCACCGCGCCGGGATCGAGATCCCCTATTCCTGCAAGGGCGGCATGTGCTGCACCTGCCGCTGCAAGCTCGTCGAGGGCGAGGTGGAGATGGCGGCGAACTACGCGCTGGAACCCTGGGAGCTCGAAGCCGGCTTCGTCCTCGGCTGCCAGTCGCGCCCACTGACGAAGAAGGTCGTGCTCGACTTCGACGCGGCGTGA
- a CDS encoding ABC transporter ATP-binding protein: MLEVAGLKSCYGRIEVLHGVDLSIARGETVAIVGANGAGKTTLLKCLSGVQPVSAGHIRFDGNDITRAQPFRRVALGLAQSPEGRQIFTDLSVEDNLRLGAFRAGRETVAGNMRTAYELFPVLRQKRAQLAGGLSGGQQQMLALARALMADPACLLLDEPSMGLAPALVDQIFEVIASLKERGITILLVEQNAYAALSVSTRAYVLENGAIAMSGEASDLARDDRVRAAYLGV, encoded by the coding sequence ATGCTTGAGGTCGCCGGTCTCAAATCCTGCTACGGCCGCATCGAGGTGCTGCACGGGGTGGACCTCTCGATCGCCAGGGGCGAGACGGTCGCCATTGTCGGCGCGAATGGCGCGGGCAAGACGACGCTGCTCAAATGCCTGTCGGGCGTCCAGCCGGTCTCGGCGGGCCACATCCGCTTCGACGGGAACGATATCACCAGGGCCCAGCCGTTCCGCCGGGTCGCGCTCGGCCTGGCCCAGTCTCCCGAGGGCCGGCAGATCTTCACCGACCTGTCGGTGGAGGACAATCTCCGCCTCGGCGCCTTCCGGGCGGGGCGCGAGACGGTCGCCGGCAACATGCGGACGGCCTACGAGCTCTTCCCCGTGCTGCGCCAGAAGCGGGCCCAGCTCGCCGGCGGGCTGTCCGGCGGCCAGCAGCAGATGCTGGCGCTTGCGCGCGCGCTGATGGCCGACCCCGCCTGCCTGCTCCTCGACGAACCGTCCATGGGACTCGCGCCCGCGCTCGTCGACCAGATCTTCGAGGTGATCGCCAGCCTGAAGGAGCGCGGAATCACCATCCTCCTCGTCGAGCAGAACGCCTATGCGGCCCTGTCGGTCTCGACCCGGGCCTATGTCCTGGAGAACGGGGCCATCGCCATGAGCGGCGAGGCATCGGACCTTGCCCGCGACGACCGAGTCCGCGCGGCCTATCTGGGCGTCTGA
- a CDS encoding ABC transporter ATP-binding protein encodes MSVLAVKDMSISFGGIKAVDGVSLAVEKGEIVSIIGPNGAGKTTLFNMISGIYAPSSGQVMLNGRDATRLPPEALARRGLSRTFQNLQIFQQMTVLENVMVGCHLRVRHSLVSDLLALPSARRRARKAEDAARGFLDRVGLGEAADREASSLAYGQLKRLEIARALAAEPALLLLDEPAAGCNAVETAEIDALIARLAAEGIAILLVEHDMKLVMKISSHILVLEQGRTIAEGGPDDVRKDPRVIEAYLGKAAQAETEDIHA; translated from the coding sequence ATGAGCGTTCTCGCCGTGAAGGACATGTCGATCTCGTTCGGCGGCATCAAGGCGGTGGACGGCGTCTCGCTGGCCGTGGAGAAGGGCGAGATCGTCTCGATCATCGGACCGAACGGCGCCGGCAAGACGACGCTCTTCAACATGATCTCCGGCATCTACGCCCCCTCCTCCGGCCAGGTCATGCTGAACGGCCGGGACGCGACGCGCCTGCCGCCGGAAGCGCTCGCCCGGCGCGGCCTGTCGCGGACCTTCCAGAACCTCCAGATCTTCCAGCAGATGACGGTGCTGGAGAACGTCATGGTCGGCTGCCATCTGCGCGTCCGCCACAGCCTCGTCTCCGATCTCCTCGCCCTGCCGTCCGCACGCCGGCGCGCGCGCAAGGCGGAAGACGCAGCGCGCGGGTTCCTCGACCGGGTCGGGCTCGGCGAGGCCGCCGACCGGGAGGCCTCCTCTCTCGCCTACGGCCAGCTCAAGCGGCTGGAGATCGCCCGCGCGCTCGCGGCGGAGCCGGCGCTCCTGCTGCTCGACGAGCCCGCGGCTGGATGCAACGCGGTGGAGACCGCGGAGATCGACGCGCTGATCGCCCGGCTCGCGGCGGAGGGCATCGCCATCCTGCTCGTCGAGCACGACATGAAGCTCGTCATGAAGATTTCCAGCCACATTCTGGTGCTCGAGCAGGGCCGCACCATCGCGGAAGGCGGGCCGGACGACGTCCGCAAGGATCCGCGCGTGATCGAGGCCTATCTCGGAAAGGCTGCACAGGCGGAGACGGAGGACATCCATGCTTGA
- a CDS encoding branched-chain amino acid ABC transporter permease translates to MTRPGMKTATLIVLIVLIAAAPLVFSGTYHYRVATLVFINAIAVTGLVVLIGYAGQVSLGHAGFFGIGAYACAIGATHFGVPPLACIAIGAVLSGAIAYAVGRPILRLKGYYLAVATLGFGILVAMALTNEAQWTGGPDGMIVPSINPRGWFALAGLKVKTAVAWYWLAGTVMIVGAWIALNLKDSTSGRALRALHDSEIAARVAGVDVTGAKLQAFVISAVYASVAGSLFALFNQFITPDAADFLHSIELVTMTVLGGAGMVLGGIVGAALLTILPQALTVFQDYESVALGVIMIAVMIFLGRGLVPSLANALRRRPA, encoded by the coding sequence ATGACAAGGCCAGGCATGAAGACCGCGACGCTCATCGTGCTGATCGTGCTGATCGCCGCGGCCCCGCTCGTCTTCTCCGGCACCTATCACTACCGGGTCGCGACGCTCGTCTTCATCAACGCGATCGCCGTCACGGGCCTCGTCGTGCTGATCGGCTATGCCGGACAGGTGAGCCTCGGCCATGCCGGCTTCTTCGGAATCGGCGCCTATGCGTGCGCCATCGGGGCGACCCATTTCGGCGTGCCGCCGCTCGCCTGCATCGCCATCGGCGCGGTGCTGTCCGGCGCCATCGCCTATGCGGTGGGCCGGCCGATCCTCCGGCTGAAGGGCTACTATCTGGCGGTCGCCACGCTCGGCTTCGGCATCCTCGTGGCCATGGCGCTGACCAACGAGGCGCAATGGACCGGCGGGCCGGACGGCATGATCGTGCCCTCCATAAATCCGCGCGGCTGGTTCGCCCTGGCCGGGCTCAAGGTGAAGACGGCGGTCGCCTGGTACTGGCTCGCCGGCACCGTCATGATCGTCGGGGCCTGGATCGCACTCAACCTCAAGGACAGCACCTCCGGCCGGGCGCTGCGCGCGCTCCACGACAGCGAGATCGCCGCGCGGGTGGCCGGCGTCGACGTCACGGGCGCCAAGCTGCAGGCTTTCGTGATCTCCGCCGTCTACGCCTCCGTCGCCGGCTCGCTCTTTGCGCTGTTCAACCAATTCATCACGCCGGACGCGGCCGATTTCCTGCATTCCATCGAGCTCGTGACCATGACCGTGCTCGGCGGGGCGGGCATGGTACTCGGCGGCATTGTCGGCGCGGCGCTCCTGACGATCCTGCCGCAGGCGCTCACCGTCTTCCAGGACTACGAATCCGTCGCCCTCGGCGTCATCATGATCGCGGTGATGATCTTCCTTGGCCGCGGCCTCGTGCCGAGCCTCGCCAACGCCCTGCGCCGGAGGCCCGCATGA